From Mycobacterium lacus, one genomic window encodes:
- a CDS encoding DUF4350 domain-containing protein, giving the protein MIPARPGEPVTTRRSRPWRGVLLTVAVLMVIASISTYLTAPRPGPAMDPASTDASGAHALVTLLRDHGVEVVVADTIADVEDAARPDTLLLVAQTHYLTNDTLLQRLASAPGDLLLVEPTSRTRAALTPRLRIHAANSLHAKPNCPLREANRAGSVHFGPTDAYQSTGDLMVTSCYDGALVRYRDSSGQTGRTVTVVGSSDFMTNGGLLREGNAALAMNLAGDRPRLVWYAPHRMEGETSSPSSLFDLIPDNVTWIVWQLWLVVILVALWKGRRIGPLVAEELPVVVRASETVEGRGRLYRSRRARDRAADALRAATLRRLLPRLGLSTGAPPPAVVASVARRWGHHPLAGTGADAEFVRYHLFGPPPATDADLLHLARALDDIERQVTHS; this is encoded by the coding sequence ATGATCCCCGCGCGTCCAGGGGAGCCCGTTACCACACGGCGATCGCGGCCGTGGCGCGGGGTGCTGCTCACGGTGGCCGTGCTCATGGTCATCGCCTCGATCAGCACCTATCTGACAGCTCCGCGGCCCGGCCCGGCGATGGACCCCGCGTCCACCGACGCCTCGGGCGCCCACGCGTTGGTGACATTGCTGCGCGACCACGGCGTCGAAGTGGTGGTGGCCGACACCATTGCCGATGTGGAAGACGCGGCCCGTCCGGACACACTGCTGCTGGTGGCGCAGACCCACTATCTGACCAATGACACACTGCTGCAGCGGTTGGCCAGCGCCCCCGGCGACCTGTTGCTGGTGGAACCCACGTCACGCACCCGCGCGGCGCTGACGCCGCGGCTACGCATCCACGCTGCCAACTCACTCCACGCGAAGCCGAATTGCCCTCTGCGAGAAGCTAATCGAGCCGGATCCGTGCACTTTGGGCCCACCGACGCCTACCAATCCACGGGCGACCTCATGGTGACCAGCTGTTACGACGGGGCATTGGTCCGCTATCGCGACTCGAGTGGCCAGACGGGCCGAACCGTCACCGTGGTCGGCAGCAGCGACTTCATGACCAACGGCGGCCTGTTGCGGGAGGGCAACGCCGCGCTGGCGATGAACCTGGCCGGGGACCGGCCACGTCTCGTCTGGTACGCGCCTCACCGCATGGAAGGTGAAACATCCTCCCCGTCATCCCTTTTCGACCTGATCCCAGACAACGTGACCTGGATCGTCTGGCAGCTGTGGCTGGTGGTGATCCTGGTGGCGCTGTGGAAGGGCCGGCGGATCGGGCCACTGGTGGCCGAGGAGTTGCCCGTGGTCGTGCGCGCATCGGAGACGGTCGAGGGCCGCGGGCGGCTGTACCGGTCCCGCCGGGCCCGCGATCGCGCCGCGGACGCACTGCGCGCGGCGACCCTGCGCCGGTTGCTGCCCCGGCTCGGCCTGAGCACAGGAGCGCCGCCGCCGGCGGTGGTGGCGAGCGTGGCGCGGCGCTGGGGGCACCACCCGCTTGCGGGGACCGGC
- a CDS encoding DUF4129 domain-containing protein → MPSIDIDRDAAHQAAQRELDKPIYPKQSPWAQFSDWINELLFKLLQKGASVSGGWFTITVLLILLGIALVVGIHIARRTMRTNRGGDYLLFDAGLLTAAQHRATAESYAAEGNWAAAIRHRLRAVARELEESGVLDPAPGRTANELASDAGQALPHLAGELSQAATAFNDVTYGERPGTQAAYQMIADLDDHLRSRSAATGAAVERHAVVDSWARVR, encoded by the coding sequence ATGCCCTCCATCGACATCGACCGCGATGCCGCACACCAGGCCGCACAGCGCGAACTCGACAAGCCGATCTACCCCAAACAGTCACCGTGGGCGCAGTTCAGCGACTGGATCAACGAGCTGCTGTTCAAGCTGCTGCAGAAGGGCGCTTCGGTGTCTGGCGGTTGGTTCACCATCACCGTGCTGCTCATCCTGCTGGGGATCGCCCTGGTGGTGGGCATCCACATTGCCCGTCGGACGATGCGCACCAACCGCGGCGGCGACTACCTGCTGTTCGATGCCGGTCTGCTGACCGCCGCCCAACATCGAGCGACGGCGGAAAGCTATGCCGCCGAAGGCAATTGGGCGGCCGCGATCCGGCATCGGCTGCGCGCCGTAGCCCGTGAGCTGGAGGAGTCCGGCGTGCTCGACCCGGCGCCCGGCCGTACGGCCAACGAGCTGGCCAGCGACGCCGGCCAGGCATTACCGCACCTCGCGGGGGAACTGTCGCAGGCGGCAACGGCCTTCAACGACGTCACCTACGGCGAACGGCCCGGCACCCAGGCCGCCTACCAGATGATTGCCGACCTCGATGACCACCTGCGGTCACGGTCGGCGGCCACCGGAGCGGCGGTGGAGCGGCACGCCGTAGTCGACTCATGGGCGCGGGTTAGATGA
- a CDS encoding GatB/YqeY domain-containing protein, which yields MAQLKSRLRSDLTQAMKTQDKLRTATLRMVLAAIQTEEVSGKQARELSDDEVIKVLARESRKRGEAAEIYTQNGRGELAAEEHAEARIIDEYLPTPLTEAELADVADTAIAQVAEELGERPSMKQMGLVMKAATAIAAGKADGARLSAAVKDRL from the coding sequence ATGGCGCAACTCAAATCCCGGCTCCGGTCGGACCTCACTCAGGCGATGAAGACGCAGGATAAGTTGCGAACCGCGACCCTGCGCATGGTGCTGGCCGCGATCCAGACCGAGGAAGTCTCCGGCAAGCAGGCAAGAGAACTCTCCGACGACGAGGTGATCAAGGTGCTGGCCCGGGAATCCCGGAAGCGCGGCGAGGCGGCCGAGATCTACACCCAAAACGGTCGCGGCGAGCTTGCCGCCGAAGAGCACGCCGAGGCGCGGATCATCGACGAGTATCTGCCGACGCCGCTCACCGAGGCCGAGTTGGCCGACGTGGCCGACACCGCGATCGCGCAGGTGGCCGAGGAACTCGGCGAGCGGCCCAGCATGAAGCAGATGGGCCTGGTGATGAAGGCGGCGACCGCGATCGCGGCCGGCAAGGCCGACGGCGCGCGGTTGTCCGCGGCCGTCAAGGATCGGCTGTAG
- a CDS encoding SpoIIE family protein phosphatase — MPELANTGDFRAQYVAALHTYLGTRGEDDLAVGHELGRRALREQISMLDIIENHFRTVDELSKTAGVDAAAALEFLLQSLAALDVATRGFLDGTRRYEEQRARADDLADRDKFRTALVNSLQEGFFVADHEGAVIDMNNAFEEILGYPAEGMPYSWPHPWLVDKKTAAQQQNQVREVGSAQYETPIRHQDGHLVWVTVSINAVTGPGSDRDVYVGTVRDITAERAFAARESAVLRLATSVGVAKSVAEVLSITLDECRTALDVQRVVAVMWPPGDGEPTVLVAGEPPESSWRSLDPLLRQTFQDARHQLPLTAKTVEWPDAPGRARGMVAVLSGTADVALWLEFRVPRWVIGEDRLLVTVLIGHLSLAIQHVRQFESARETSLTLQRAMLPPVQPPPGFAVRYEPAIPPLEIGGDWYDVLPLGDHRIGIVVGDCVGRGLPAAAIMGQLRSSARALLLTGAQPALLLEQLDAAASLIPDAYCTTVFLAILDTESGILDYSNAGHMPAVLAGPPYESGSGTTLLTDARSVPLAVRRNETRPEASQVLPPGSTLMLFTDGLVERRHESIDDGLARIADVLADTIALPISALADEVLRKLAPSGGYDDDVAMVVYRHRQAPLRIETDATADQLARIRHQLATWLRAAHVPDELAADVVLVVNEACTNSVEHAYRGRDVGTMRLEVEAADGEIRARIADSGSWKPPAAQPGNSGRGLVLVREIGDSVELANGPTGTTIEIAFRLPTAAATVDHRRACNHGEESADFSL; from the coding sequence ATGCCCGAGCTAGCCAACACGGGCGACTTTCGCGCCCAGTACGTTGCCGCGCTCCATACCTACCTGGGCACGCGCGGTGAGGACGACCTGGCCGTTGGTCACGAGCTGGGACGCCGGGCCTTGCGGGAACAAATCAGCATGCTCGACATCATCGAAAACCACTTCCGGACGGTCGACGAGCTGTCGAAGACCGCCGGCGTCGACGCGGCGGCCGCGTTGGAATTCCTGTTGCAGTCACTCGCCGCGCTCGACGTCGCGACCCGGGGCTTTCTCGACGGCACCAGGCGCTACGAGGAGCAACGGGCCCGCGCCGACGATCTGGCGGATCGCGACAAATTCCGCACCGCCCTCGTGAATTCCTTGCAGGAGGGGTTTTTCGTCGCCGACCACGAGGGCGCGGTGATCGACATGAACAACGCCTTCGAAGAGATCCTCGGCTATCCCGCTGAAGGGATGCCGTATTCGTGGCCGCACCCCTGGCTGGTCGACAAGAAGACCGCGGCTCAGCAGCAAAACCAGGTCCGCGAGGTTGGCAGCGCCCAGTACGAGACGCCGATTCGGCATCAAGACGGCCACCTCGTCTGGGTGACGGTGAGCATCAATGCGGTCACCGGACCCGGCTCGGATCGAGACGTCTATGTCGGAACGGTTCGCGATATCACCGCCGAACGCGCCTTTGCGGCCCGGGAAAGCGCGGTGCTGCGCCTCGCCACGAGTGTGGGTGTGGCCAAGAGCGTGGCAGAGGTGTTGTCGATCACGCTCGATGAGTGCCGCACGGCACTCGACGTGCAGCGCGTGGTCGCGGTCATGTGGCCGCCGGGCGACGGCGAGCCGACCGTCCTGGTTGCCGGCGAGCCGCCCGAATCCAGCTGGCGCAGCCTGGATCCATTACTGCGTCAGACTTTTCAGGACGCGCGTCATCAGCTGCCACTGACGGCCAAGACGGTCGAGTGGCCGGACGCTCCGGGTCGGGCGCGGGGCATGGTCGCGGTGCTGTCCGGCACGGCGGACGTCGCGTTGTGGTTGGAGTTTCGCGTGCCCCGCTGGGTGATAGGCGAGGACCGTCTGCTAGTCACCGTGCTCATCGGCCACCTCAGCCTGGCCATCCAGCACGTCCGCCAGTTCGAGAGCGCGCGCGAAACATCGCTGACGTTGCAGCGCGCGATGCTGCCGCCCGTGCAGCCGCCGCCGGGGTTCGCCGTTCGCTACGAACCCGCGATCCCCCCGCTGGAGATCGGAGGCGACTGGTATGACGTGTTGCCGCTCGGCGATCACCGCATCGGCATCGTCGTGGGCGATTGTGTCGGCCGCGGGTTGCCGGCCGCGGCGATCATGGGTCAGTTACGCAGCTCGGCGCGTGCGCTGTTGCTCACGGGAGCCCAACCGGCGCTGCTGCTCGAGCAACTCGACGCGGCGGCTTCGCTGATTCCGGATGCGTACTGCACCACGGTGTTCCTGGCAATCCTGGACACCGAATCGGGGATCCTGGACTACAGCAACGCCGGGCATATGCCCGCCGTGCTCGCCGGGCCTCCGTATGAGTCCGGCTCCGGAACAACCCTGTTGACTGATGCCCGGTCGGTGCCGCTCGCGGTGCGCCGCAACGAGACTCGCCCCGAAGCCTCCCAGGTGCTACCGCCGGGCTCGACGCTGATGCTGTTCACGGACGGGTTGGTCGAGCGCAGGCACGAGTCGATCGACGACGGCCTGGCGCGCATCGCCGACGTCTTGGCGGACACGATTGCGTTGCCGATCAGCGCCCTTGCCGACGAGGTGCTGCGCAAGTTGGCTCCGTCCGGCGGATACGACGACGACGTCGCCATGGTGGTATACCGGCACCGACAGGCACCGCTTCGAATCGAAACCGATGCTACCGCAGATCAATTGGCGAGGATCCGCCATCAGCTGGCCACCTGGCTGCGGGCCGCCCACGTCCCGGACGAACTGGCCGCCGACGTCGTGCTCGTCGTCAACGAGGCATGCACCAACAGCGTCGAGCACGCGTATCGCGGGCGCGACGTTGGGACGATGCGGCTCGAGGTCGAAGCCGCCGACGGCGAAATTCGCGCGCGGATCGCCGATTCCGGTTCTTGGAAACCACCGGCGGCCCAACCGGGCAACAGCGGGCGTGGCCTGGTATTGGTCCGGGAGATCGGCGACTCGGTGGAACTGGCCAACGGCCCGACCGGCACCACCATCGAGATCGCGTTTCGACTGCCGACAGCGGCCGCGACGGTCGATCACCGCCGAGCGTGCAACCACGGCGAGGAATCGGCCGATTTTTCGTTGTGA
- a CDS encoding SpoIIE family protein phosphatase produces the protein MRDQGRLGPMEWATSSRPRPGERVCGDQPIAVDVDGTAALFGVLDGLGHGPAAATAALTAVDVLRGARGERLEVLIQLCHRVLSGTRGVAMTLARVDFQTGRLTWTGIGNVSANLVAKAASGTQIRSAARLTGGIVGYRIPEISPAQVVPIRTGDLLVIASDGIAKDHLDHIDFAAPAADIAEHILGKHAKETDDAMVLTARHRGAPT, from the coding sequence GTGCGTGATCAAGGCCGACTCGGGCCGATGGAATGGGCGACATCGAGTCGCCCACGACCGGGCGAGCGCGTCTGTGGCGACCAGCCGATCGCGGTCGACGTCGACGGAACCGCCGCCCTGTTCGGCGTGCTCGACGGCCTCGGCCACGGCCCGGCCGCCGCGACCGCCGCATTGACCGCCGTGGACGTACTCCGGGGCGCCCGAGGGGAGCGACTCGAGGTACTGATCCAGCTGTGCCACCGCGTGTTGAGCGGCACCAGGGGGGTCGCGATGACCCTGGCGCGGGTCGATTTTCAGACGGGCAGGCTGACCTGGACCGGGATCGGAAATGTCAGCGCCAATCTCGTCGCCAAGGCGGCAAGCGGTACCCAGATCCGTTCCGCTGCGCGGCTGACGGGCGGAATCGTCGGCTACCGGATACCGGAAATCTCACCCGCGCAGGTCGTTCCGATACGCACCGGCGACCTGCTGGTCATCGCCAGCGACGGGATCGCCAAGGATCACCTGGACCACATCGACTTCGCCGCCCCCGCGGCGGACATCGCCGAGCACATACTGGGTAAACACGCCAAGGAGACCGACGACGCGATGGTGCTCACCGCGCGTCATCGGGGCGCCCCGACATGA
- a CDS encoding anti-sigma regulatory factor, which yields MACDIVVNIDKPDDIVAARKAGHQLASELGFSLTDVTMIATAISEVARNITSYAGRGAVRVTVADREGRQALVVRAEDEGPGIADVERALEDGYSTGRGLGLGLPGARRLMDRFTIESALGKGTVIEMWKWVPARA from the coding sequence GTGGCGTGTGACATCGTGGTCAACATCGACAAACCCGACGACATCGTGGCAGCGCGCAAAGCCGGACATCAGCTCGCCTCGGAACTCGGGTTCTCGTTGACCGACGTCACCATGATCGCCACCGCGATCTCGGAAGTCGCACGCAACATCACCAGCTACGCCGGCCGGGGCGCGGTTCGGGTCACGGTGGCCGACCGGGAGGGCCGCCAGGCGCTGGTGGTGCGCGCCGAAGACGAGGGTCCCGGCATCGCTGACGTCGAGCGTGCGCTCGAGGACGGATACTCGACCGGCCGCGGGCTCGGCCTGGGCTTGCCCGGGGCCCGCCGCCTCATGGACCGATTCACCATCGAATCCGCACTCGGCAAGGGAACGGTCATCGAGATGTGGAAATGGGTTCCGGCCCGTGCGTGA
- a CDS encoding STAS domain-containing protein, whose product MPVPILKQGAILIATVQAALTDSDTERLRYDLMERVSHFRAQGIIVDVTAIDVMDSFAARSLRTIAHMTRLRGATTVIVGLQPEVAFAMVQLGLAFDDMNTALDLEEGLALLNRQLGLGNSARGKSTIGRDGGV is encoded by the coding sequence ATGCCAGTACCAATCCTGAAACAGGGCGCGATTCTGATCGCCACGGTGCAGGCGGCGCTCACCGACTCGGACACCGAACGGCTGCGGTACGACCTCATGGAGCGCGTCAGCCACTTCCGCGCGCAGGGCATCATCGTCGATGTCACCGCCATCGATGTGATGGACTCCTTCGCCGCCCGATCGCTGCGGACGATCGCGCACATGACCCGGCTGCGCGGCGCCACGACGGTGATCGTGGGTCTACAGCCGGAGGTCGCCTTCGCGATGGTGCAATTGGGACTTGCATTTGACGACATGAACACCGCGCTGGACTTGGAAGAGGGCCTTGCGCTGCTGAATCGTCAACTTGGCCTTGGAAATTCAGCACGGGGGAAATCAACGATCGGGCGCGACGGTGGCGTGTGA
- a CDS encoding STAS domain-containing protein, with protein sequence MSDSPTDSSSASAQMVSISSEGLLPQLVQHLRRNRTALREEWARRITEAELLTAMTPEEIFSEATAVYDNYVEVLETGSVEALQDYARDLSERIIPRGVETDEVVGIVLLLRDVLARSLFEKYQTNFEMLNRVLDAYEPAANRIANTVAVSFVQERERIIRQQQEAIRELSTPVLQVREQLLILPIIGVLDSQRARQVTEQLLRAIRANRAKVVVIDITGVPTIDSTVANHLVQTVDASGLMGASVIITGLSSEIALTLVTIGLDLSKMNAVGDLQGGIEEAERLLGYEVTRTGD encoded by the coding sequence ATGTCAGATTCGCCGACGGATTCCAGCAGCGCTAGCGCACAAATGGTCAGCATTTCCAGCGAGGGCTTGCTGCCACAGCTGGTCCAGCACTTGCGGCGGAACCGAACCGCTTTGCGCGAGGAGTGGGCCCGCAGGATCACCGAGGCGGAGCTGCTCACCGCGATGACGCCCGAGGAGATCTTCTCCGAGGCGACCGCCGTCTACGACAACTACGTCGAGGTGCTCGAGACCGGGAGCGTCGAGGCGTTGCAGGACTACGCACGCGACCTGTCGGAACGCATCATCCCGCGGGGGGTGGAAACGGACGAGGTCGTCGGCATCGTCCTGCTGCTGCGCGACGTGCTCGCGCGCTCCCTGTTCGAGAAGTACCAGACCAATTTCGAGATGCTCAACCGAGTGCTGGACGCCTACGAGCCGGCGGCCAACCGCATCGCCAACACCGTGGCCGTCAGCTTCGTCCAGGAACGCGAGCGCATCATCCGCCAGCAGCAGGAGGCCATCCGCGAGCTGTCGACGCCGGTGCTACAGGTGCGCGAGCAGCTGCTGATCTTGCCGATCATCGGCGTGCTGGACAGTCAGCGCGCCCGCCAGGTTACCGAACAACTGCTGCGGGCCATCCGGGCGAACCGCGCGAAAGTCGTGGTCATCGACATCACAGGTGTGCCCACCATCGACTCCACCGTGGCGAACCACCTGGTGCAAACGGTCGACGCCTCCGGGCTGATGGGCGCCAGCGTGATCATCACCGGGCTGTCGTCGGAAATCGCCCTGACCCTGGTGACGATCGGACTGGACCTGTCGAAGATGAACGCCGTCGGCGACCTGCAGGGCGGGATCGAGGAAGCCGAGCGCCTGCTGGGCTACGAAGTCACCCGCACCGGCGACTAG
- a CDS encoding STAS domain-containing protein, with translation MSAPDSITATVTDHDGVAVLSIGGEIDLVTAPALEEAIGAVVAENPTALVIDLSGVEFLGSVGLKILAATYEKLGSSAEFGVVARGPATRRPIHLTGLDKTFPLYPTLDDALTGVRDDRLNR, from the coding sequence TTGTCAGCTCCTGATTCGATCACCGCCACGGTCACCGACCATGATGGCGTCGCCGTCCTCAGCATCGGCGGCGAAATTGACTTGGTCACCGCTCCGGCCCTGGAAGAAGCGATCGGCGCGGTGGTTGCGGAGAATCCGACGGCGCTGGTCATCGATCTTTCCGGGGTGGAGTTTCTCGGCTCGGTGGGGTTGAAGATTCTGGCCGCGACCTACGAGAAGCTCGGCAGCTCAGCGGAGTTCGGGGTGGTTGCCCGGGGTCCGGCCACCAGGAGGCCGATTCACCTGACGGGCCTGGACAAGACCTTCCCGCTGTACCCGACGCTGGACGATGCCTTGACCGGTGTGCGAGACGACAGGCTCAACCGGTAA
- a CDS encoding PAS and ANTAR domain-containing protein: MCANALRGRDRWAPVGRFRYFLRDDRWEWSAEVARMHGYEPGSVTPTTSLILAHKHPDEKPIVAELVGQVRRHGVAFSNRHRIIDTRGDPHMVVVVGDRLYDNAGRPAGTAGFYVDITEPFQADVRKRLTESVTAVNERRAVINQAMGIMMLRFGVDANSAFQLMTKLSQQSNTKLRDIAERVVAETTTQRAFPDEVAGCPVDELLLTLRDSSA; this comes from the coding sequence GTGTGCGCAAATGCGCTGAGGGGACGCGACCGGTGGGCACCGGTGGGCAGATTTCGCTACTTCTTGCGTGATGACCGGTGGGAGTGGTCGGCCGAGGTGGCCCGGATGCACGGGTATGAACCGGGTAGCGTCACGCCGACCACCAGCTTGATCCTTGCGCACAAACATCCGGACGAGAAGCCGATCGTGGCCGAATTGGTCGGACAGGTGCGCCGACACGGGGTGGCGTTCAGCAACCGGCACCGAATCATCGATACCCGTGGTGACCCGCACATGGTTGTCGTGGTCGGCGATCGGCTGTACGACAACGCCGGCAGGCCGGCCGGCACCGCTGGGTTTTATGTCGACATCACCGAACCGTTCCAGGCCGACGTGCGCAAGCGGCTGACGGAATCGGTGACGGCGGTCAATGAGCGGCGGGCGGTGATCAATCAGGCCATGGGCATCATGATGCTGCGCTTCGGGGTAGACGCCAATTCCGCGTTCCAGCTGATGACAAAGCTGTCTCAGCAATCGAACACCAAGCTGCGCGACATCGCCGAACGGGTGGTCGCCGAGACCACCACACAACGAGCATTCCCCGATGAGGTGGCAGGATGCCCGGTCGACGAATTGCTACTCACGCTGCGGGACAGCAGCGCGTAG
- a CDS encoding helix-turn-helix transcriptional regulator codes for MRTTTSTIGSAGPGVGGGARAATHSGPHRLAEPSGPDAIRHERFRTRDRAAAQRFLDSASTPGWEITGLARGSGVTHRRYDAGFIAVDELLSDGKVSYRIQPNDCVVVIQPRAGPVTVAGEPVNTLDSPLLVTDGIPCALQANTARLTVVTVDAKVLRTAARGRNAPLPQHIRFLNSRPQSRALVRIWDRTLDYVANTFASEDISQRPLIVAAAAHLLASAMLECFPSNVNSGVDLPGNAAVPAAFTGAVSFIQQHAGHGIGINDIAAAVRLTPRAVQYLFRQQLNTTPTEYLRRVRLHRAHRDLTSGDRSTTTVTEIAQRWGFAHAGRFAMLYRQTYGESPHDTLKN; via the coding sequence GTGAGAACCACGACAAGCACCATTGGCAGCGCCGGACCCGGCGTGGGCGGCGGGGCCCGCGCCGCGACACATTCCGGCCCCCATCGGCTGGCCGAGCCCAGCGGTCCGGACGCGATTCGCCACGAGCGATTCCGCACCCGTGACCGGGCCGCGGCCCAGCGATTCCTGGACAGCGCGTCCACGCCGGGCTGGGAGATCACTGGGCTCGCGAGGGGCTCGGGCGTCACGCACCGACGCTATGACGCCGGGTTCATCGCCGTCGACGAGTTGCTGAGCGACGGCAAGGTCAGCTACCGGATCCAGCCCAACGACTGTGTCGTCGTCATCCAGCCCCGGGCGGGGCCGGTGACAGTAGCCGGCGAGCCGGTCAACACGCTCGACAGTCCGTTGCTCGTCACGGACGGCATTCCCTGTGCGCTGCAAGCAAACACCGCGCGATTGACGGTAGTGACTGTCGACGCGAAGGTACTGCGCACGGCGGCAAGGGGCCGCAACGCGCCACTCCCACAACATATTCGGTTCCTAAATTCCCGTCCGCAGTCGCGCGCGCTGGTGCGCATCTGGGACCGAACGCTGGATTACGTGGCCAACACCTTCGCGAGCGAAGACATTTCGCAACGGCCACTGATTGTTGCGGCGGCGGCGCACCTACTGGCTTCCGCGATGCTCGAGTGTTTCCCCTCCAACGTGAACTCCGGAGTGGACTTACCTGGCAACGCGGCCGTCCCGGCGGCATTCACGGGCGCGGTGTCGTTTATCCAACAACACGCCGGCCATGGTATCGGGATCAACGACATTGCGGCCGCCGTGCGTCTCACGCCGCGAGCGGTCCAGTACCTGTTCCGGCAGCAGCTAAACACCACACCGACGGAATACCTGCGTCGCGTCCGGCTACACCGCGCCCATCGGGACCTGACGAGCGGCGACCGATCGACCACCACCGTCACCGAAATCGCGCAACGTTGGGGCTTCGCTCACGCCGGACGGTTTGCCATGCTCTACCGCCAAACCTACGGGGAGAGCCCACACGACACGCTCAAAAACTAA
- a CDS encoding glycosyltransferase: MRVAIVSGNDCEQLSAELAAQGDDVTAYVRRQDRRPAHMTTARNCRRVAVRAGPPAELPAAEVLPFVGDWAAELEGRWSSDRPDIVHPYGWLGGLAAQLAARRTRATGGSNEEIEALTDTVIHSVTGFVVPPNKPRELVAALKPFQGQPFQCESMGAAGRSRAMSRFTWDRIARDARGICHQANSEPHPDKAACRNSRPAAPAV; the protein is encoded by the coding sequence GTGAGGGTCGCAATCGTCAGCGGCAACGACTGCGAACAGCTGAGCGCGGAGCTGGCGGCCCAGGGGGACGACGTCACCGCCTACGTCCGCCGGCAGGATCGCCGCCCGGCACACATGACCACCGCACGGAACTGCCGGAGGGTCGCGGTGCGCGCCGGACCCCCTGCGGAGCTGCCCGCTGCGGAGGTGCTTCCGTTCGTCGGTGACTGGGCGGCCGAACTGGAGGGTCGCTGGTCGTCGGATCGACCCGACATCGTGCACCCGTACGGCTGGTTGGGCGGCCTGGCGGCTCAACTGGCGGCACGGCGGACCCGGGCAACCGGTGGCAGCAACGAAGAGATCGAAGCGCTGACCGATACCGTGATCCATTCCGTCACCGGATTCGTGGTGCCACCCAACAAACCCCGTGAATTGGTCGCCGCGTTGAAACCCTTTCAAGGGCAACCCTTTCAGTGCGAGAGCATGGGGGCGGCCGGTCGGTCCCGCGCGATGTCACGCTTCACCTGGGACCGGATCGCGCGCGACGCGCGCGGCATCTGTCACCAAGCCAATTCTGAGCCGCACCCCGACAAAGCGGCGTGCCGAAATTCCCGCCCCGCGGCGCCGGCGGTCTAG
- a CDS encoding LysR family transcriptional regulator, whose protein sequence is MELYQLRYFHAVAEVGTLRDAAEKLAVSQSAVSRAIAMLESEIGVELFTRRGRANELNRFGRAFLRASRTAQRSLETAVSDVRQLAGVDAGRVALGFLVSLGVATVPRLIRRHHACHPAARFELRQRCGPALVNDLTSGAIDVCLSYPMTFDESPGVKWHPLFTQRLYAVVDRDHPLAHREVIGFEELAGQPFVALDRANTLRRIFDDACERHGITPTIAFESTDITTLRGLIGARLGVGVLPKAATPPPDIVEIAVDDTQLVRPIAVGWMTNRYLPPSAAAFRDTAIASCGLPD, encoded by the coding sequence GTGGAGCTTTACCAGTTGCGTTATTTTCATGCGGTCGCCGAGGTCGGCACGCTGCGCGACGCCGCCGAGAAGTTGGCGGTGTCGCAATCGGCCGTCAGCCGGGCCATCGCCATGCTCGAATCCGAGATCGGGGTCGAGCTGTTCACCCGGCGCGGCCGGGCCAACGAACTCAACCGATTTGGGCGGGCGTTCCTGCGCGCGAGCCGGACCGCACAGCGCAGCCTCGAGACCGCCGTGTCCGACGTGCGCCAACTCGCGGGCGTCGACGCCGGGAGGGTGGCGCTGGGGTTCCTGGTGTCGCTGGGCGTGGCGACGGTGCCCCGGCTGATCCGCCGTCATCATGCCTGCCACCCCGCGGCCCGATTCGAGCTGCGTCAGCGCTGCGGGCCCGCGCTGGTCAACGACCTGACCAGCGGCGCCATCGACGTCTGCCTCAGCTATCCCATGACATTCGACGAATCACCCGGAGTGAAATGGCATCCGTTGTTCACCCAGCGGCTCTATGCCGTGGTCGACCGGGATCACCCGTTGGCTCACCGGGAGGTGATCGGCTTCGAAGAGCTTGCCGGACAACCGTTTGTGGCCCTCGATCGGGCGAACACGCTGCGCAGGATCTTCGACGACGCCTGCGAACGTCATGGCATCACGCCCACGATCGCGTTCGAGAGCACCGACATCACCACGCTGCGCGGCCTGATCGGGGCGCGGTTGGGGGTCGGTGTGCTGCCCAAGGCGGCCACACCGCCGCCGGACATCGTCGAGATCGCCGTCGACGACACGCAATTGGTCCGGCCCATCGCGGTCGGCTGGATGACCAACCGGTATCTGCCGCCGTCGGCCGCCGCGTTCCGTGACACCGCGATCGCGTCCTGTGGGCTGCCGGACTGA